A region from the Malus domestica chromosome 07, GDT2T_hap1 genome encodes:
- the LOC103439895 gene encoding EKC/KEOPS complex subunit PCC1, protein MAAAASDMTMADAQTQWEFSCDLEVDFESEESASIVYATLAVDKELQPDKVKRQMSVSNCKLSVHFEAVEARFLRASYSALLDALTLATKTIEEFGNGLELYEVSDRFGDFRRRNQTTMYFLST, encoded by the exons ATGGCTGCAGCAGCTTCTGACATGACAATGGCAGATGCCCAAACCCAGTGGGAGTTTAgctg TGACTTGGAGGTAGATTTTGAGTCCGAGGAAAGTGCTTCCATTGTCTATGCAACATTAGCTGTTGATAAGGAG TTGCAACCAGACAAGGTGAAAAGGCAGATGTCAGTTTCCAACTGCAAGCTTTCCGT GCACTTTGAGGCTGTTGAGGCGAGATTTCTTCGAGCATCATACAGCGCTTTGTTAGATGCGTTGACACTCGCCACGAAAACAATTGAAGAATTTGGAAATGGATTGGAACT TTATGAAGTTTCGGACAGATTTGGCGATTTTCGAAGGCGCAATCAAACGACAATGTATTTCCTCTCGACATAA